The proteins below come from a single Zea mays cultivar B73 chromosome 8, Zm-B73-REFERENCE-NAM-5.0, whole genome shotgun sequence genomic window:
- the LOC109941901 gene encoding uncharacterized protein, whose translation MATKILSLTASSSGCERNWSGFDGVHTKKRNRLTTDRLNKLVYIQFNNRLINKRAKIKSKKITDVLLSSGTTEAQGFLQENEDDCALVSFRDDEDEEEVMEGTGIPWSVLGDAVGAEEQLELRRSARVRELNEEEFESEEEEFDEDEDEMDET comes from the exons ATGGCTACCAAGATCCTATCTTTAACAGCAAGTTCTTCTGGTTGTGAAAGAAATTGGAGTGGGTTTGATGGG GTGCACACTAAGAAGAGAAATAGGCTTACTACAGACCGCCTCAACAAGTTGGTCTACATTCAGTTCAACAACAGGCTAATTAATAAGAGAGCAAAGATCAAGTCCAAGAAAATTACTGATGTTCTCTTGTCTAGTGGTACAACTGAAGCTCAAGGTTTCCTCCAAGAGAATGAAGATGATTGTGCATTAGTCTCCTTTAGAGATGACGAAGACGAGGAAGAAGTCATGGAAGGTACAGGGATACCTTGGTCTGTGCTTGGAGATGCAGTGGGAGCAGAAGAACAACTAGAGCTGCGTAGAAGTGCAAGGGTGAGAGAGCTCAATGAAGAAGAGTTTGAGTCCGAAGAAGAAGAGtttgatgaagatgaggatgagaTGGATGAAACCTAA
- the LOC109941900 gene encoding uncharacterized protein LOC109941900, with protein sequence MREGQSKETASAPEGVSVLRRNSDDVGWEYGVLVDINNKDKVKCILCDKQMCGGVYRLKQHIAQEGKNAKKCQGMKTTKEKLLEAQEKCKKALDGAKRKREVKTVRELELREEVHVSRVGGSEEVTCVGSSEPHKLGPMDKWTKAIDPTTTKSESLTQQRLNRELWKERLHEVHKYIARWAFNHAISFNACDNDEFKQMCEAIGQFGPGIEPPTMFDLRGRLLEEEYARTKSLLQEREAEKMKNGCSIMTDAWSDKKRRSVMNVRTNCADGTSFISSKEMSDVSHTSEVIFELVDKAIEDIGPDDVVQVVTDNASNNMGAKKLLHVKRPHIFWTSCATHTINLMLQGIGNMPRFKKMIDQAKAFTIFVYGHTRTLECMRYFIEGKEIVRPGVTRFASNYLTLDNIQEKKDQLRKMVVHSRWNSLKDVKSKKGKNATTTILNPTFWKDVKLTLAVFAPLFKVLRLVDGDVKPSMGFVYGEILKAKRHVKEALGNVENRFKDVVAIIDKKMAGRLDSPLHLTAYLLNPHYSYADPSIFGVPKITEGFINCVETFYYHDDEMQEQAANIELQKFQNREGPFSKKLARTFENFDYNPGNNCL encoded by the exons ATGAGAGAGGGTCAATCTAAAGAAACTGCAAGTGCACCAGAGGGAGTTAGTGTCCTTAGAAGAAATTCAGATGATGTGGGATGGGAGTATGGGGTTCTTGTTGATATAAACAATAAGGACAAGGTAAAGTGCATACTGTGTGACAAGCAAATGTGTGGAGGGGTTTATCGGTTGAAGCAACATATCGCCCAGGAAGGAAAGAATGCGAAGAAATGCCAAGGCATGAAGACCACCAAAGAGAAGTTGTTGGAGGCTCAAGAAAAGTGCAAGAAAGCACTAGATGGAGCAAAAAGGAAAAGGGAGGTGAAGACTGTTCGTGAGCTAGAACTTAGAGAGGAAGTTCATGTGTCTAGGGTTGGAGGATCAGAAGAAGTGACTTGTGTTGGAAGTTCAGAGCCTCACAAATTAGGCCCCATGGACAAATGGACAAAAGCTATTGATCCTACAACAACCAAATCTGAATCTTTGACTCAACAGAGGCTGAACAGGGAACTTTGGAAAGAAAGATTACATGAGGTGCATAAATATATTGCAAGATGGGCCTTTAACCATG CAATATCATTCAATGCATGTGACAACGATGAGTTCAAGCAAATGTGTGAAGCAATTGGACAATTTGGGCCTGGAATTGAACCTCCAACTATGTTTGACCTGCGAGGGAGATTGTTGGAAGAAGAATATGCAAGAACCAAGAGTTTGCTGCAAGAACGTGAAGCCGAGAAGATGAAGAATGGGTGCTCTATTATGACCGATGCTTGGTCAGATAAGAAGAGGAGAAGCGTAATGAATGTGCGCACTAATTGTGCTGATGGAACTAGTTTTATTTCCTCAAAAGAGATGTCAGATGTGTCACACACAAGTGAAGTGATCTTTGAACTAGTGGACAAAGCAATCGAAGACATTGGTCCAGATGATGTGGTGCAAGTTGTGACTGACAATGCTTCTAACAACATGGGAGCAAAGAAGCTACTGCATGTGAAGAGACCACATATCTTTTGGACCTCTTGTGCAACTCACACAATTAACTTGATGCTCCAAGGAATTGGCAACATGCCTCGGTTCAAGAAGATGATTGACCAAGCAAAGGCATTTACCATATTTGTCTATGGGCACACAAGAACACTAGAGTGCATGAGATACTTCATTGAGGGGAAAGAGATAGTAAGGCCAGGAGTGACTAGGTTTGCTTCAAACTATCTAACTTTGGACAACATACAAGAGAAGAAGGACCAACTAAGAAAGATGGTGGTTCATAGTAGGTGGAACTCACTGAAGGATGTGAAATCAAAGAAGGGAAAAAATGCCACAACAACTATATTGAATCCAACCTTTTGGAAGGATGTGAAATTGACATTGGCAGTTTTTGCGCCATTGTTCAAAGTTCTCCGTTTGGTTGATGGAGATGTGAAGCCATCCATGGGCTTTGTATATGGAGAAATATTGAAGGCAAAGAGACATGTCAAAGAGGCCCTTGGCAATGTTGAGAACCGTTTCAAGGATGTTGTTGCTATTATTGACAAGAAGATGGCTGGAAGACTTGATTCTCCATTGCATTTGACAGCTTATTTGCTGAATCCACACTACAGTTATGCTGACCCATCAATCTTTGGTGTTCCCAAAATAACAGAAGGTTTTATCAATTGTGTGGAGACTTTTTATTATCATGACGACGAAATGCAAGAACAAGCAGCCAACATCGAACTCCAGAAGTTTCAGAATAGAGAAGGTCCATTTAGCAAGAAGCTTGCAAGGACTTTTGAAAACTTTGATTATAATCCAGGTAACAACTGTTTGTAA
- the LOC100192792 gene encoding Histone H2B.3-like translates to MAPKAEKKPAAKKPAEEEPATEKAEKAPAGKKPKAEKRLPAGKSGAGEGKKGKKKAKKSVETYKIYIFKVLKQVHPDIGISSKAMSIMNSFINDIFEKLAAEAAKLARYNKKPTITSREIQTSVRLVLPGELAKHAVSEGTKAVTKFTSS, encoded by the coding sequence ATGGCGCCCAAGGCGGAGAAAAAGCCGGCGGCGAAGAAGCCCGCGGAGGAGGAGCCCGCGACCGAGAAGGCGGAGAAGGCTCCGGCAGGGAAGAAGCCGAAGGCGGAGAAACGCCTCCCCGCGGGCAAGTCCGGCGCCGGCGAGggcaagaagggcaagaagaaagcCAAGAAGAGCGTGGAGACCTACAAGATCTACATCTTCAAGGTGCTCAAGCAGGTGCACCCCGACATCGGCATCTCGTCCAAGGCCATGTCCATCATGAATTCCTTCATCAACGACATCTTCGAGAAGCTCGCCGCGGAGGCCGCCAAGCTCGCCCGCTACAACAAGAAGCCCACCATCACCTCCCGCGAGATCCAGACCTCCGTCCGCCTCGTCCTACCCGGCGAGCTCGCCAAGCACGCCGTCTCTGAAGGCACAAAGGCGGTCACCAAGTTCACTTCGTCTTAG